In one Candidatus Planktophila vernalis genomic region, the following are encoded:
- a CDS encoding response regulator transcription factor — protein MNERVLVIVDDAFVMSTLVATLRLHDIDVIGEAKSESMGLNLLRRLQPDVILLDMNLAGISSVKIAVNMRKENHNIGIVILNTCPDLRFIGESNEDVPAGTKILIKKSIVDFTVLCTAINESKAAAIEKHKVAWINGNASFQEKGVLALMAHLTDTQAEVLRLVADGMTNAQIGRTRYVSEKSVEQVISRVAQELHVQPDANMNMRVQLVGEYYRWLGAPHH, from the coding sequence ACGAGTACTGGTCATAGTCGATGACGCATTTGTGATGTCTACTTTGGTGGCAACACTACGTCTTCATGATATTGATGTGATCGGAGAAGCTAAGAGTGAGAGTATGGGTCTAAACTTGCTTCGACGTTTGCAACCAGATGTCATTTTGCTGGATATGAACCTTGCAGGAATATCTTCAGTGAAAATCGCAGTGAACATGCGCAAAGAAAATCACAACATAGGAATTGTAATTCTTAACACCTGTCCTGATCTGCGCTTTATCGGTGAATCTAATGAAGACGTGCCTGCTGGAACCAAGATTCTCATTAAGAAATCTATTGTTGACTTCACTGTTCTATGCACTGCAATTAATGAATCAAAGGCTGCAGCGATTGAAAAACATAAGGTCGCTTGGATAAATGGAAATGCTTCATTTCAAGAGAAAGGCGTTTTGGCATTAATGGCCCATCTAACTGATACACAAGCAGAGGTACTTCGATTGGTCGCTGATGGAATGACAAATGCCCAGATTGGGCGTACACGATATGTCAGTGAAAAGTCTGTGGAACAAGTAATTTCACGAGTTGCACAAGAATTGCATGTGCAACCAGATGCCAATATGAATATGAGGGTGCAACTTGTTGGTGAGTATTACCGCTGGTTAGGCGCGCCACACCACTAA